Part of the Nitrospirota bacterium genome, CAAAGGGATGTTGCAGCGGGTGGGGATTGCCCAGGCGCTCATCAACGATCCGGAATTAGTGGTGCTGGATGAGCCAATGTCAGGTCTGGATCCGGTAGGGCGCAAAGAGATCAGGGACTTGATCCTGCGATTGAAAGAATCTGGGAAGACGATCTTCTTCAGTTCCCACATCCTGCATGACGCCGAGGTTCTCTGTGACCGGGTTGCTATTATTCTCAAAGGACGACAAGTGGCATGCGGACGCGTTAGCGAACTGGTTGATGAAGGTGTGGCGCACTCGGTGGAAATCGTGGTCGAT contains:
- a CDS encoding ABC transporter ATP-binding protein, with amino-acid sequence KGMLQRVGIAQALINDPELVVLDEPMSGLDPVGRKEIRDLILRLKESGKTIFFSSHILHDAEVLCDRVAIILKGRQVACGRVSELVDEGVAHSVEIVVDGLGPEGLARLRQLADRVIVQGTQVLAVLPGRQHVGSVLEIIRGARATLVSLTPQKGSLEDLFIREVKTKQPELREAV